The following are encoded in a window of Pongo abelii isolate AG06213 chromosome 16, NHGRI_mPonAbe1-v2.0_pri, whole genome shotgun sequence genomic DNA:
- the LOC129053826 gene encoding golgin subfamily A member 6-like protein 7 encodes MWPQPHLPPLPMMSEKNQQSKLPEAKRQFTDDHQWNSAGAGTGATDSKQKKINNGTNPEKTTSGGYHSPEDEKQESHQYQQALRRQLEAQDHTIRILMCQKTELETALYYSQDAARKFEEESKDLAGCLHHSWNFARELQRALSAVSTQHKKADRYIKELTKERDALSLELYRNTITNEELKEKNAELQEKLRLVETEKSEIQLHIKELKRKLETGKILLPQVQTNTLQEEKMWNQEEELRDQKEKLRKQEEKMWRQEQRLRKQEKELRELEEQMRKQEEQMWEQDKQMRKQEEHMCDLEGQMRKQVEEMQKKEEQMMKQEEQMWEQEKQMMKQEEHMCDLEGQMRKQEEEMRKQEEQMMKQEEHMRDLEGQMRKQEEQMRKQEEEMRKQEEQMRKQEEQMREQDKQMQKQEEQMQEQEEEMRKQEEQMQEKEEQMRKQEQMRKQEEQMCELEEQMRMQEEQMREQDERLRFKEERLWDQDEKMQEEEEKMRGQVEEKMRGQVEKMQEKERTGEQKMQEERCSEPCLPPSEDLYDTSHPGSVKPAREATEGSPDDNCTAQQIMQLLGGRKNAQECPVLGSTSCIPFFYRGDKRKMKIISI; translated from the exons ATGtggccccaaccccacctccctcccctccccatgatGTCAGAGAAAAACCAACAGAGCAAATTGCCTGAGGCCAAGAGACAG TTTACAGATGATCATCAGTGGAACAGTGCTGGTGCTGGTACCGGAGCAACCGAcagcaaacagaagaaaataaataatggcactAACCCTGAGAAAACCACTTCTGGTGGTTACCATTCACCTGAGGAT GAAAAGCAGGAAAGCCACCAATATCAGCAAGCCCTAAGGAGGCagctagag GCCCAGGATCATACCATACGAATCCTTATGTGTCAGAAAACTGAACTGGAGACAGCACTCTATTACAGCCAGGATGCTGCTAGGAAATTTGAAG AAGAATCCAAGGATCTGGCAGGATGCCTGCATCATTCCTGGAACTTTGCAAGAGAGTTACAGCGGGCTCTTTCTGCTGTGTCCACACAGCACAAGAAGGCGGACAGG TATATCAAGGAGTTAACAAAGGAGAGGGACGCTTTGAGTCTGGAGCTGTACAGGAACAC CATAACCAATGaggagctgaaggagaaaaatgccGAACTACAAGAAAAACTTCGACTCGTAGAAACTGAAAAGTCTGAGATCCAGCTCCACATCAAGGAGCTAAAAAGGAAACTGGAGACGGGCAAAATCCTGCTGCCACAG GTTCAAACCAACACtttgcaggaggagaagatgtggaatcAGGAGGAGGAGCTACGGGATCAGAAGGAGAAGCtacggaagcaggaggagaagatgtggagacagGAGCAGAGGCTGCGGAAGCAGGAGAAGGAGCTGCGCGagctggaggagcagatgcggaagcaggaggagcagatgtgggagcaggataagcagatgcggaagcaggaggagcatatGTGCGACCTGGAGgggcagatgcggaagcaggtgGAGGAGATGCAGaagaaggaggagcagatgaTGAAGCAGGAGGAACAGATGTGGGAGCAGGAGAAGCAGATGATGAAGCAGGAGGAGCATATGTGTGACCTGGAGgggcagatgcggaagcaggaggaggagatgcggaagcaggaggagcagatgatgAAGCAGGAGGAGCATATGCGCGACCTGGAGgggcagatgcggaagcaggaggagcagatgcggaagcaggaggaggagatgcggaagcaggaggagcagatgcggaagcaggaggagcagatgcgggaGCAGGATAAGCAgatgcagaagcaggaggaacagatgcaggagcaggaggaggagatgcggaagcaggaggagcagatgcaggagaaggaggagcagatgcggaagcaggagcagatgcggaagcaggaggagcagatgtgtGAGCTGGAGGAGCAAATGCGgatgcaggaggagcagatgagggAGCAGGACGAGAGGCTGCGATTTAAGGAGGAGAGGCTGTGGGATCAGGATGAGAAgatgcaggaggaggaggagaagatgcggggGCAGGTGGAGGAGAAGATGCGGGGGCAGGTGGAGAAGATGCAGGAGAAGGAGAGGACGGGAGAGCAGAAGATGCAGGAGGAGCGGTGCTCagagccctgcctccctccctccgaaGATCTGTATGATACGAGCCACCCTGGCAGCGTGAAGCCTGCACGAGAGGCCACGGAGGGTTCTCCTGATGACAATTGCACTGCACAGCAGATCATGCAGCTGCTTGGTGGAAGGAAGAATGCCCAGGAGTGCCCAGTCTTAGGCAGCACCTCCTGCATCCCATTCTTCTACCGAGgagacaagagaaagatgaagatCATCAGTATCTAA